The genomic interval CCGGTTCACCAGCGGGCTCTCCTGGGTCCAGAAGTCGCCACTGACCAGCCGCACATGCCATTTCGGGTCCAGGTCGGCGGCCATGTCCAGGATGACCTGCCCCATGACCGGCTGCCGGTTGTCGTAGACGGCGCAGATCAGGCGGTAGTAGGTGCCGTAGGCGGTCTTGAAGAACGATTCGTAGCTCGTGGTGGCGTCGTCGTCGGAGACGTTGCCCGCCAACCGATCCGCCGCCAGCTCGCCCGCCTTGCGGCCGGTCGCCAGGGCCAGCAGCACGCCGCCGGAGAACACCGGGTCGGTGAAGCTGCCCGCGTCGCCGACCAGGAAATAGCCGGGGCCGCAGAGTCTTTCGGAGTGGTACTCGAAGTTCCGTTCGCCCTTGAGTTCCCGCAGCACGGTCGCGCCGCGCAGCCGCTGCTGGATCCGCGGCACGCGAGCCAGATGCTCGTCGAACACCGCCTCGGGCCGGTCGGACTGCAGGATGGACATGGGCGCGACGGCGCCGACGCTGATGGCGTCGGCGCGCAACGGGATCGCCCACATCCAGCCGTCCTGGTGGATGCCCAGCTGGGTGTCGCCCTCCACGCCGGGGTTCTGGCTCTCGTCGAGATTGCCGTAGTGCTTGAACACCGCGGCCATCTTCAACCGGCTGTCGTGCACCCGCAGCCCGAGCTTCTTGGCGATCACCCCGGCCCGGCCCGACGCGTCGGCGAGGTAAGGCGCTGTGGCGTGGTGGGTTTCGCCGTCGTAGGTGTAGGTGACGCCGGTGACCCGGCCGTCGGCGGCCACGTCCACGTCGATGACGGCCGCCTCCTCGAGCACGGTGACGCCGGCCTTGGCGGTCTCGTCGAGCAGCGTCTTGTCGAACTCGGCGCGCTCGACCTGGATGGCCCAGGTGCGGCGGCCGTCCCCGATCTCGCCGAAGTCGATGCGGCGGGCGTTACCGGCGATCCCGGTCAGCTCCACCCCGGGTTTGAACGCGTACGGCTTGGCCATGACGGCGTCCAGCAGCCCGAGCTGGTCCAGGATCTCCACGGTGTAGGGCAGGAACGACTCGCCGATGTGGAAGCGCGGGAACCGCACCTTCTCCAGCAGCAGCACCCGGTACCCGCGCCGCAGCATGGTCAGCGCGTACGCGCAACCGGCGGGACCGCCGCCGATGACAATCGTGTCGTAGGTCGTGGTTTCGGCCATGATCACTCCATTTTCGTTTCAGCGGAACGTGATTCGGTTCATTGCTGCGCTCAGTTCGGCGCCGGGGTCGGTGCTCGCGCCGGGGCTGCGCCACGCCACGTGCTGGTCCGGGCGCACGAGCAGCGCGCCATCGGCCTTGATCTCCCGCACCCGCGCCCAGTTTTCGGAATCCGGTTGCGCCACCCGCAACGGCAGACCCGCCCGCTCCCGCACCGCACGCGCCGCCGCGGCCCATGCCCCTCCGGCGGGACCGGCCACGAGCGTGAACTCCCCCGCGCACACCAGGTCCAGGGTGGAGCGGCGCGCCCCGTCGTGCTCGACCCAGGCGTGCGGCAGCCGACGTCCCGGCCGCGTGGACGGAACGTGCTTGTCCCCCATGGGTTCCGGCTCCGGCGCGACCGTGCCGTCGGGCACCAGCGCACCGTCCTCGTAGGCGGCGCCGATCTCGATGTCGATAGCCTGGCAATCGATCCGATGGGTGCGCAGCACCTCCGCGGCGCGGGCGCGGGCGGTGCGGCCGCGCGCGGAGTCCTCGAAGTAGGTGTTGAAGAACGTCGGCCGCATCCACTGCGGCACATGGGGTCCCAGGCCCAGCGCGGCCTCGCTCATCAGTTCCGAGTTGGCGATGATGCCCACCGCCCAGTCCAGGTTGCGGCGGCCGATCGGGCGGCGCTCGGTGTCGTAGGTGTCCAGCAGGCCCGGACCGGCGTGCCCGCGCCGCACCGCGGCGATCTTCCAGGCCAGGTTGTGCGCGTCCTGGATGGCGGTGTTGAGGCCGAGCCCGGCCGCCGGCGGCAGCTTGTGCGCGGCGTCACCGGCCAGGAAGACCCGGCCGTGCCGGTAACGCTGGGCGTTGACGGCGTCGACCGTCCAGTTGCTGACCTTGTGCAGCCGCACCCGCAGATCCGGGATGCCGAGGGTGTCGCGGATGCGCGCCAGCACCGCGTCGCGCTGCGAGCGCGCCGGATCGTCGGGTCCGGTGGTGAAGTGCAGCCCCCACTCCTCGCTGAATCTGCCCCAGGTGGGCCCCATTTCGACGAGCGTGGCCCCGGACAACTCCGGACGCTTGGGGTTGACGAAGTAGGTCAGCAGCGCGCCGTCGCGCTGCCAGCGGGACAGGTCGGCGGTGAAGTGCACGGTGGTGACGTGATGGAACCGCGGCCAGCCGTCGAACCGCACACCCAGCGACGGACCCAGCGTCCGGCCGCCGTCACCGGCGATCAGGTACTCGGCGGTGACGGTGTGCCGCGCGCCGTCCGCGTCGCGCACGGTCGCGACGATCCGGTCGTCGCGCTCGGCCCACTCCACCAGTTCGCAGCCGTACCGGACGCGCCCGGGCGCGCGCTGCTCGGCCGCTGTGCGCAGCAACGGTTCCGAACGGATCTGCGGCACGTTGGTCGCGGCCACCGGGCTCGCCGCCGACCAGCTCTCCCGCAGTTCCCCGCCGCCGAAGGCGTCCATCTCGTAGATCACCCGGCCGTCGAAGGGCCCCTTCCCTGCCAGCGTGGTCTGCCAGCACACCGCGCCGAACTTCTCCAGCGGCGCGCCGACCGTCTCGAGTTCCTCGGCCAGGCCGTACTGCCGGAAGATCTCCATGGTCCGGTGATTGAGGTAGTGCGCCTTGGGCAGACGCGCCGTGTCCGGGCGCTGCTCCACCAGCAGATGGTCGATGCCCAACTCGGACAGGAAGATCGACGCCGTCAGACCGCAGCCGCCGGCGCCCACGATCAGCACGGTGGTGTCCATGTCCCCGCCGCGGTCAATGATGGCCATGGTGCTCGGGCAGATCGGGGCCCACCGAGGTCGGTCCGCCCGGGTACGGGAACGAGCCGGGGATGCCGCCGTCGTGGCCGACGACGACCTGCGCGGTGTTCACCGCCCCCGTGATCGGGGTGTCGCTGCCGGGCACCAGCCACACATGCAGGTCCCAGGCCCGCGGATGCACCAGGCCGGGCGGGTTCGGCAGCGCCGCGGGGATGCTGCCCGGCTCCTGCCCCACCCAGTCCTCGGCCGGCGGCTGGGTCACCATATCGAAGGTCGGGAAGGCGTGCACGCCGCGCTCGTGGAATCCCCAGTCGGTCGGATAGACGCACAGCCCGTGCTCGATCGGCGTCAGGCCCGGGGTGTAGACCGCGCCGTAGAACCAGCCCACCAGCTCGTAGGGGAACGACGGCGTGTACGGATCGTCGTGCACCGCAGCCGGATTCAGCGAGCGGTAGAACAGTCCGGTCGGCTGCCCGCTGGTCACCGCGTCGCGGGTGATCGTCCCGGCGGTGACGCCGTCGATCTGCTTGGCGATGATGTCCAGCGAGCGCGGCAGATTCAGCAGGCCCACCCCGACCCCGCGATACTGCACCCAGCCGTGCGAGTCCGGGCCCCAGCCGCCCAGTGCGGCCAGCGCCACCACGTCCTGCGGGCCGTTCAGTACGCGCAGCGAGCCCAGCCGATCGAGCACCCGCCGCTGGTCGGCGGCCAGGGATGCGGCGCGCTGGCCCGCGTCGCACTGCCGGTCGGCGGCCGGGACGCGATCGGGCCGCACGATCTCGTCGGCCGCGACGGCCGGGGCGAGCGCCGCGGCGGTCGTCAGCGCCGCCGCCAGCAGCAGTGGAATCCGAAGAGCCATCGGTGATCTCCGTTCAGTTGGTGGGAGTGGCGGGCTGGTCGATGAACTCGAACAACTCGTCGTCATCGGCGGCGTCGAGGTCGTCGAGGATGTCGTCGAGTGCGCCGCCGCGCAGGTGCCGCAGCAGATCGTCGAGCCGGGCGGCGATGTCGGCCACCGCGTTCGGGTCCAGTTCGGCGCTGCCGCAGGTGTCGCTGAGCGTCTGGATCTGTGCGCGGATGGCGGCGGCGGGATCCTCGGTGGGCACGAGCTCGTCGCGGATGTGACGGGCCAGCGCCAGCGGCGTCGGGTAGTCGAACACCACGGTGGTGGTGAGCTTCAGCCCCGTCGCCGACTTCAGGCGGTTGCGGAATTCGACCGCTCCGAGGGAATCGAACCCGAGGTCGGTGAAGGCCTGCTCCGCGCCGATCGCCTCCGGTGACTCGTGCCCGAGCACGGCGGCGGCATGGGAGCGAATCGTGGTGAGTACCAGCGCCTCCTGATCGGCGCGGGCGCGCCCGGCCAGTGCCGTCGCCAGTTTCGACGACTCGCCCGCGGCGTCGGACTCGGCGGTCCGCCGGGTGCCGCGCAGCAGCCCGCGCAGGGCCGGCGGCAGCGCCTCCGGCGCCTGGGCGCCCGCGGCGCGGATGGTCGGCGCGTCCAAACGCGCTGCCACGGTGAGCGATTGGCCCAGCACCAGCGCCCTGTCGAGCATCGCCAGGCCCTCGGGGGTCGGGATGGGCAGCAGGCCGTCGCGGCGCATCCGGGCGAAGTCCTGCTCGCCGAGATGACCGGTGATGCCGCTGGCCTGCTCCCAGATGCCCCACGCCAGCGACGACGCGGGCAGCCCGAGGCGGTGCCGGTGCGCGGCCAGCGCGTCGAGGAAGACGTTCGCGGCGGCGTAGTTGGCCTGCCCGGGACCGCCCAACACACCGGCGACCGAGGAGTACAGCACGAACGCCGCCAGCTCCTGGGACGCGGTGGCCGCGTGCAGGTTCCACGCCGCCTGCGCCTTGGCGCGGAACACGGTGGCGACCCGGTCGGGGGTCAGCTCCGCGAACAGGCCGTCGTCGATCAGGCCCGCCGCGTGCACGACGGCCGTGAGCGGGTGCCCGGCCGGGACGGCGGCGACCACTGCGCGCAACGCGTCGGCATCGGCGGCGTCACAGGCCGTGATCTCCACGTGCGCACCCAGTTCGCTGAGCTCGGCCGCCAGTTGCTCCGCACCGGAAGCGGTTCGACCACTGCGGCTCAACAGCAGCAGATGGCGCGCACCGTGCGTGGTGACCAGGTGCCTGGCCGCCGCGGCGCCCAGCACGCCGGTGCCGCCGGTGATCAGGACGGTGCCTTCGGGGTTCAGTGCCGTGGGGACGGTGAGCACGTTCTTGCCGACGTGCCGGGCCTGGCTCAGGTACCGGAAAGCCTCCGGTGCGCAACGCAGGTCCCACGGCGTCACCGGAAGCGGCCGCAGCACACCGGATTCGAACAACTTCAGCAGTTCCACCAGGATGTCGTGCAGCCGCTGCGGTCCCGCCTCCATCAGCACGAAGCCGCGGTACCGCACGCCGGGATGCGTCTGGGCCACCTCGCCGGGATCGCGCACATCCGTCTGGCCCATCTCCACGAAACGCCCCCCGCGCGGCAGCAGCCGCAGCGAGGCATCCACGAACTCACCGGCCAGCGAGTCGAGCACGACGTCCATCCCGCGGCCGCCGGTGGCCGTCAGGAATTGCCGCTCGAACTCCAGGGTGCGGGAGTTCGCGATGTGACCGGCGTCGAATCCCATGGCGCGCAGGGTGTCCCATTTCGGCAGGCTCGCCGTCGCGTACACCTCCAGCCCGAGATGGCGGGCCAGCTGCACGGCGGCCATGCCGACACCGCCGGTGGCCGCGTGCACCAGCAGGGTCTCGCCCGCGGCCACCTCGGCCAGATCCACCAGCGCGTAGTAGGCGGTGGCGAACACCGCGGGTACGGCCGCGGCCTGCGCGAACGTCCAGCCCT from Nocardia wallacei carries:
- a CDS encoding NAD(P)/FAD-dependent oxidoreductase; the encoded protein is MAETTTYDTIVIGGGPAGCAYALTMLRRGYRVLLLEKVRFPRFHIGESFLPYTVEILDQLGLLDAVMAKPYAFKPGVELTGIAGNARRIDFGEIGDGRRTWAIQVERAEFDKTLLDETAKAGVTVLEEAAVIDVDVAADGRVTGVTYTYDGETHHATAPYLADASGRAGVIAKKLGLRVHDSRLKMAAVFKHYGNLDESQNPGVEGDTQLGIHQDGWMWAIPLRADAISVGAVAPMSILQSDRPEAVFDEHLARVPRIQQRLRGATVLRELKGERNFEYHSERLCGPGYFLVGDAGSFTDPVFSGGVLLALATGRKAGELAADRLAGNVSDDDATTSYESFFKTAYGTYYRLICAVYDNRQPVMGQVILDMAADLDPKWHVRLVSGDFWTQESPLVNRLRAEPDWSLFAPFDLYPDCPIYPRTADSRTVVPA
- a CDS encoding FAD-dependent monooxygenase yields the protein MAIIDRGGDMDTTVLIVGAGGCGLTASIFLSELGIDHLLVEQRPDTARLPKAHYLNHRTMEIFRQYGLAEELETVGAPLEKFGAVCWQTTLAGKGPFDGRVIYEMDAFGGGELRESWSAASPVAATNVPQIRSEPLLRTAAEQRAPGRVRYGCELVEWAERDDRIVATVRDADGARHTVTAEYLIAGDGGRTLGPSLGVRFDGWPRFHHVTTVHFTADLSRWQRDGALLTYFVNPKRPELSGATLVEMGPTWGRFSEEWGLHFTTGPDDPARSQRDAVLARIRDTLGIPDLRVRLHKVSNWTVDAVNAQRYRHGRVFLAGDAAHKLPPAAGLGLNTAIQDAHNLAWKIAAVRRGHAGPGLLDTYDTERRPIGRRNLDWAVGIIANSELMSEAALGLGPHVPQWMRPTFFNTYFEDSARGRTARARAAEVLRTHRIDCQAIDIEIGAAYEDGALVPDGTVAPEPEPMGDKHVPSTRPGRRLPHAWVEHDGARRSTLDLVCAGEFTLVAGPAGGAWAAAARAVRERAGLPLRVAQPDSENWARVREIKADGALLVRPDQHVAWRSPGASTDPGAELSAAMNRITFR